The following proteins are encoded in a genomic region of Bacillus sp. FJAT-22090:
- the alaS gene encoding alanine--tRNA ligase — MKQLTGAQIRQMYLDFFMEKGHAQEPSAPLVPNNDPSLLWINSGVATLKKYFDGRVVPENPRITNAQKSIRTNDIENVGKTARHHTFFEMLGNFSIGDYFKKEAIHFAWEFLTSEKWIGFDPEKLSITIHPEDEEAYTIWKDEIGIPEERIIRLEGNFWDIGEGPSGPNSEIFYDRGESYGNDLNNPELYPGGENERYLEIWNLVFSQFNHNPDHTYTPLPKQNIDTGMGLERMASVVQNVPTNFDTDLFIPIIRQTEEISGKSYRTNNEYDTAFKVIADHIRTVAFAIGDGALPSNEGRGYVLRRLLRRAVRFAKQLGIDKPFLFELVPVVGEIMKDFYPEVTNKQDFIMRVIKNEEVRFHETLHDGLAILEKVIVEQREKGESFIPGTTTFTLYDTYGFPIELTEEYAEEANMTVDHEGFKEEMEAQRNRARAARQNVDSMQVQSEVYGNIHDDSEFVGYDTLSVTTNISTIVHGEALAKSASEGDEIQVVLSQTPFYAESGGQIADHGIIENDTFRGFVKDVQKAPNGQNLHTVIVESGEVTTGAEVIAKVDRSLRGHTVKNHSATHLLHQALKDVLGTHVNQAGSYVGPDRLRFDFSHFGQVTKEELEQVEHIVNEKIWENIQVVTGYHNIDEAKNMGAMALFGEKYGEIVRVVQMGEFSLELCGGIHVHATSEIGFFKILSESGIGAGTRRIEAVTGKGAFEVVKEEEKTLVEAANLLKAQPKDLVTKVTQTLNDLKNVQKENESLSAKIANSQASSVLSAAQTINDITVLSVKVDAKDNNQLRQMMDDLKQKLEKAVIVLGAIDGDKVMISAGVTKDLVGGNYHAGNIVKLVAEQCGGKGGGRPDFAMAGAKDGSKLETALNSVYEYIKSV, encoded by the coding sequence ATGAAACAATTAACTGGTGCACAGATTAGACAAATGTATTTAGATTTTTTTATGGAAAAAGGGCATGCACAAGAGCCTTCAGCTCCCTTAGTACCGAACAATGATCCTTCTCTACTATGGATCAACAGTGGTGTTGCAACATTGAAAAAATATTTTGATGGACGCGTAGTACCTGAAAATCCTCGAATTACGAATGCACAAAAATCTATACGTACAAATGATATTGAAAACGTAGGGAAGACAGCAAGGCACCATACATTTTTTGAAATGCTTGGAAACTTCTCTATCGGCGATTACTTTAAGAAGGAAGCAATCCATTTTGCTTGGGAGTTTTTAACGAGTGAAAAATGGATAGGATTTGACCCAGAGAAATTATCTATAACAATTCATCCTGAAGATGAAGAAGCATATACTATTTGGAAGGACGAAATAGGTATTCCTGAAGAACGTATTATACGATTGGAAGGGAATTTCTGGGATATAGGAGAAGGTCCGAGTGGTCCAAACTCTGAAATTTTCTATGATCGCGGTGAATCTTACGGTAATGATCTAAACAATCCTGAATTATATCCAGGTGGAGAAAATGAACGATACTTAGAAATCTGGAACTTGGTATTTTCACAATTTAATCATAATCCAGATCATACGTATACACCACTTCCAAAACAAAATATTGATACGGGAATGGGACTAGAACGTATGGCAAGTGTTGTACAAAATGTACCAACAAACTTTGATACAGATTTATTCATCCCAATCATCCGTCAAACAGAAGAAATTTCAGGAAAATCTTATCGTACGAATAACGAATATGATACAGCTTTCAAGGTAATTGCAGACCATATCCGTACCGTAGCATTCGCAATCGGAGACGGGGCTCTTCCTTCTAATGAGGGCAGAGGATACGTGTTACGTAGATTACTTCGTCGAGCTGTTCGATTTGCGAAACAATTAGGAATAGACAAGCCATTTTTATTTGAGTTAGTGCCAGTAGTTGGTGAAATAATGAAAGACTTCTACCCAGAGGTAACAAATAAACAAGATTTTATTATGCGTGTAATTAAAAACGAAGAAGTACGTTTCCATGAGACCCTTCATGATGGTCTTGCTATTTTAGAGAAGGTAATTGTGGAGCAACGAGAAAAAGGAGAATCTTTCATTCCTGGAACTACAACGTTCACACTATATGATACTTATGGATTCCCAATCGAGTTAACGGAAGAATATGCAGAAGAAGCTAATATGACAGTTGACCATGAAGGATTCAAAGAAGAAATGGAAGCACAGCGTAATCGCGCACGTGCAGCACGACAAAATGTAGATTCTATGCAAGTACAATCTGAAGTTTATGGAAATATTCACGATGATAGTGAATTTGTTGGTTATGATACGTTATCCGTTACAACAAATATATCAACAATCGTCCACGGAGAAGCACTTGCTAAATCAGCAAGTGAAGGGGATGAAATTCAAGTAGTACTATCTCAAACTCCTTTCTATGCAGAGAGTGGCGGACAAATAGCTGACCACGGGATTATTGAAAATGATACTTTTAGAGGCTTTGTAAAAGACGTTCAAAAAGCACCAAATGGTCAAAATCTACACACTGTCATTGTAGAATCAGGAGAGGTAACAACCGGTGCTGAGGTTATAGCTAAAGTAGACCGCTCATTACGTGGTCATACGGTGAAAAACCATTCTGCTACACATTTACTTCATCAAGCATTAAAAGATGTGTTAGGAACACATGTAAACCAAGCTGGTTCATATGTTGGGCCAGATCGACTTCGATTTGACTTTTCTCACTTTGGACAAGTAACAAAAGAAGAGCTTGAACAAGTAGAACATATTGTAAATGAAAAAATTTGGGAAAATATTCAAGTAGTTACAGGTTACCATAATATTGATGAAGCGAAGAATATGGGAGCTATGGCATTATTCGGAGAAAAATACGGTGAGATTGTACGCGTAGTTCAAATGGGAGAATTCTCATTAGAATTATGTGGTGGGATTCATGTGCATGCAACTTCCGAAATAGGGTTCTTCAAAATCCTTTCCGAAAGCGGTATTGGAGCAGGTACTAGACGTATTGAGGCAGTGACAGGAAAAGGTGCTTTTGAAGTTGTAAAAGAAGAGGAAAAAACATTAGTTGAAGCAGCGAATCTGTTAAAAGCTCAACCAAAAGACTTAGTAACAAAAGTAACCCAAACATTAAATGACTTGAAAAACGTACAAAAAGAAAATGAATCACTATCTGCAAAAATTGCAAATAGCCAAGCTTCTTCCGTATTATCGGCTGCACAGACTATAAATGACATAACTGTTCTTTCGGTTAAAGTAGATGCAAAAGATAATAATCAATTGCGTCAAATGATGGACGATTTAAAACAAAAACTTGAAAAGGCAGTTATTGTACTAGGTGCAATTGACGGTGATAAAGTAATGATCTCTGCTGGCGTTACAAAGGATTTGGTTGGCGGGAACTACCACGCAGGAAATATTGTCAAATTAGTAGCGGAACAGTGTGGAGGTAAAGGAGGAGGAAGACCTGACTTTGCAATGGCTGGTGCAAAAGATGGTAGCAAGCTTGAAACTGCTTTAAATTCGGTATATGAGTATATCAAATCGGTTTAA
- the ruvX gene encoding Holliday junction resolvase RuvX, which produces MRIMGLDVGSRTVGVAISDALGWTAQGIETIKINEENLEFGLERIDELVKEHTVTEFVVGFPKNMNNTIGPRAEASEHYAKLLTDKYNLPVTMWDERLTTMAAERMLIDADVSRKKRKQVIDKMAAVMILQGYLDRKNR; this is translated from the coding sequence ATGCGGATAATGGGTTTAGACGTTGGTTCAAGAACAGTAGGAGTAGCAATAAGTGATGCACTTGGTTGGACTGCCCAAGGTATTGAAACAATAAAAATTAACGAAGAAAATCTAGAGTTCGGTTTAGAACGGATAGATGAATTAGTCAAGGAGCATACTGTAACAGAATTTGTTGTAGGTTTCCCAAAAAACATGAACAACACTATCGGTCCACGTGCAGAAGCATCGGAACATTATGCGAAGTTATTGACTGATAAATACAATCTCCCTGTCACCATGTGGGATGAAAGATTGACAACAATGGCTGCGGAACGTATGTTAATAGATGCAGATGTTAGCCGTAAAAAACGTAAACAAGTGATTGACAAGATGGCTGCTGTAATGATTTTACAAGGCTATCTTGATAGAAAAAATAGATGA
- the mltG gene encoding endolytic transglycosylase MltG, which translates to MDNESKKEVMLERMKNKKKEVKVVRKIVFIIALIILLIGGIGGFITYKYVKNALEPLDPNSEETISVQIPIGSGLDSISSILEKSGIIKDAKIFKYYAKFNNESNFQAGDYSLTKAMTLDEIIQSLKTGKVYREPVFTLTVPEGLTLDQIGAVVEKKTGQPADDFVKLVTSEEFVDRMIVKYPNLLTEEIKGENVRYALEGYLFPATYPFYVEKPTLEEIVETMITATDRSIASYYELLEAEGKSVHWLLTFASLLEEEATAKTDRETIASVFYNRLEAEMPLQTDPTVLYALGSHKERVLFEDLEVDNPYNTYQNQGLPPGPIANAGKSSIDAVLDPAKTDYLYFLADKTGQNHFSKSYEEHLQNVDKYLK; encoded by the coding sequence GTGGATAATGAATCAAAAAAAGAGGTAATGTTAGAAAGAATGAAAAACAAGAAAAAAGAAGTAAAAGTTGTTAGAAAAATTGTATTCATAATCGCACTAATCATTCTATTAATTGGTGGGATTGGTGGGTTTATAACGTATAAATATGTAAAAAATGCGTTGGAACCTTTAGATCCAAATTCAGAAGAGACCATTAGTGTTCAAATACCAATTGGCTCGGGACTAGATTCAATTTCTTCTATATTAGAGAAGAGCGGTATAATTAAGGATGCTAAAATATTTAAATACTATGCGAAGTTTAATAATGAATCTAATTTTCAAGCAGGTGATTATAGTTTAACAAAGGCTATGACATTAGATGAGATAATACAAAGTTTAAAAACTGGTAAAGTTTATCGTGAACCAGTATTTACTCTGACAGTTCCTGAAGGATTAACATTAGACCAAATAGGTGCTGTTGTAGAAAAGAAAACAGGACAACCTGCAGATGACTTTGTTAAATTAGTAACAAGTGAAGAATTTGTTGATAGAATGATTGTTAAGTATCCAAATCTTTTAACTGAAGAAATTAAGGGTGAAAATGTTCGATATGCTCTTGAAGGTTATTTATTCCCTGCTACATACCCTTTTTATGTTGAAAAACCTACTCTAGAAGAAATTGTAGAAACAATGATTACTGCAACGGATAGATCGATAGCAAGCTACTATGAACTTCTAGAAGCTGAAGGGAAATCAGTACACTGGTTATTAACATTCGCTTCTTTGTTAGAAGAAGAAGCAACTGCTAAAACAGATCGTGAAACAATTGCAAGTGTATTCTACAATCGTTTGGAGGCAGAGATGCCTTTGCAAACAGACCCGACTGTTCTATATGCCCTTGGCAGTCATAAAGAGCGTGTCCTATTTGAAGATTTAGAAGTGGATAATCCTTACAATACATATCAAAATCAAGGCTTGCCACCGGGACCTATTGCAAATGCAGGGAAATCCTCGATTGATGCTGTATTAGATCCCGCTAAAACGGATTACTTATACTTCTTAGCTGATAAAACGGGACAAAATCATTTTTCGAAGTCATATGAAGAACATCTTCAAAATGTAGACAAATATTTAAAATAA
- the udk gene encoding uridine kinase translates to MSNRTPLIIGIAGGSGSGKTSVTNAISEVFKDHSVVVIEQDYYYKDQSHLKFEERLNTNYDHPLAFDNDLLIEHVSNLLNNKAIEKPVYDYAQHTRSTKTITIEPKDVIILEGILVLEDERLRDLMDIKLFVDTDSDLRIIRRILRDINERGRTVDSVVEQYINVVRPMHNQFIEPTKRYADVIIPEGGQNEVAIDLMVTKIKTILETDVIV, encoded by the coding sequence ATGTCTAATAGAACCCCTCTTATTATTGGGATTGCTGGTGGATCAGGTTCTGGTAAAACAAGTGTTACTAACGCGATTAGTGAAGTATTTAAAGATCATTCAGTAGTAGTAATCGAGCAAGATTATTATTATAAAGATCAAAGTCATTTAAAGTTTGAAGAGCGATTGAACACCAATTATGATCATCCTTTAGCATTCGATAATGATTTACTTATTGAACATGTGAGTAATTTATTGAATAATAAAGCAATAGAAAAGCCAGTGTATGATTATGCACAACATACTCGATCTACAAAAACAATTACAATCGAGCCTAAAGATGTAATAATTCTAGAAGGAATATTAGTATTAGAAGATGAGCGTCTTCGAGATTTAATGGATATTAAATTGTTCGTTGATACTGACTCGGATTTACGAATAATCCGTCGAATACTTCGGGATATAAACGAAAGAGGTCGTACGGTTGATTCTGTAGTAGAGCAATATATTAACGTTGTCCGTCCTATGCATAATCAGTTTATCGAACCGACAAAAAGATATGCGGATGTAATTATTCCTGAAGGCGGACAAAATGAAGTTGCAATTGATTTAATGGTTACAAAAATAAAAACTATTCTTGAAACAGATGTTATTGTATAA
- the recD2 gene encoding SF1B family DNA helicase RecD2: MTMEINNEKQFITGRPIVSIFHNPQNLFSIIKLKIKSTNTTYKEKEIIVTGYFPPLVLEEAYKFTGVIKNHPKYGVQFQTETFQKEVPATEQGIVHYLSSDMFPGIGRKTAEQIVKMLGQNAINRILDDPTALDVIPKLAEDKKQTLRAALEQNLGLEKVMIQLNEWGFGPQVAMKIYQAYREETIDVLTKNPYRLIEEVEGVGFVRADELGYKLGIQGNHPDRIKAAIFHLLQTASLSEGHVFLYAEQLLESVKSLLESAQREEISYEAITKCCIELSEEKRIVGEINRFYIPSLYFSEVGISSKIETLLNENDSHHKFPLSEMKKHLCGIEERLGVQYAKTQVQAIETALNSSMTLLTGGPGTGKTTVVRGIVELYGELHGLSLDPKEWVKDKKPFPVVLAAPTGRAAKRLSESTELPAMTIHRLLGFNGQEDSEAEGKEIEGKLIIIDETSMLDTWLGHQLLKAIPKNAQVIFVGDQDQLPPVGPGQVLKDLLASERIPTVELKDIYRQSEGSSIIELAHEMKNGQVPQTLLEKTKDRSFIKASTEQIPKVVEQVLKSALTKGFSIRDIQVLAPMYRGPAGIDALNKMIQEMVNPNTDGKRKEMVFGETIYRIGDKVLQLVNQPESNVFNGDMGEVVSIFKAAETVEKKEMLVISFDGNEVTYEKNDLSQITLAYCCSVHKSQGSEFQTVIMPITRSYMKMLRRNLLYTGITRAKNFLILCGDPEVFKFGVQRKDDLQRLTTLKNRLTLSEEKNNISEENIEETIAEIQTDSTYLSADNYHQIDPLIGMNGITPYQFMEGDN; encoded by the coding sequence ATGACCATGGAAATAAATAATGAAAAACAATTTATTACTGGTCGTCCTATCGTTTCTATTTTTCATAATCCCCAAAACCTATTTTCTATCATTAAATTAAAGATTAAATCTACTAACACTACATATAAAGAAAAAGAAATAATTGTGACTGGCTACTTTCCACCTTTAGTTTTGGAAGAAGCCTATAAATTTACTGGGGTTATAAAAAATCACCCCAAATATGGCGTTCAATTTCAAACAGAAACTTTTCAGAAGGAAGTTCCTGCAACAGAACAAGGGATTGTTCATTATTTATCTAGTGATATGTTTCCTGGGATTGGAAGGAAAACGGCAGAACAAATAGTGAAGATGCTTGGTCAAAATGCTATTAATAGAATATTAGATGATCCAACTGCACTTGATGTAATTCCGAAACTGGCTGAAGATAAAAAGCAAACATTAAGAGCTGCTTTGGAACAAAACTTAGGTCTAGAAAAAGTAATGATCCAGCTCAATGAATGGGGTTTTGGTCCTCAGGTTGCGATGAAAATATATCAGGCATACCGAGAAGAAACAATAGATGTATTAACCAAAAATCCATATCGTCTAATTGAAGAAGTTGAGGGAGTAGGATTTGTTCGAGCGGATGAACTAGGATATAAACTTGGTATTCAAGGTAATCATCCGGATCGTATAAAAGCGGCCATTTTCCACTTATTACAGACTGCTTCTCTAAGTGAGGGTCACGTTTTTTTATATGCGGAACAATTATTGGAATCTGTCAAAAGTTTATTGGAAAGTGCACAAAGAGAGGAAATCTCTTATGAAGCAATCACAAAGTGTTGTATTGAGCTCTCCGAGGAAAAACGAATTGTAGGAGAAATCAATCGATTCTACATCCCTTCCCTTTATTTTTCAGAAGTAGGAATTAGCTCTAAAATTGAAACATTACTTAACGAAAATGATTCACATCATAAGTTTCCTCTATCTGAAATGAAAAAGCATCTCTGTGGTATAGAAGAAAGACTTGGGGTTCAATATGCTAAGACGCAAGTACAAGCGATTGAAACGGCGCTCAATTCAAGTATGACACTTCTCACTGGTGGTCCTGGAACTGGGAAAACGACAGTAGTAAGAGGAATTGTTGAGTTGTACGGTGAGCTTCATGGACTTTCCCTAGATCCAAAAGAGTGGGTAAAAGACAAAAAGCCTTTTCCTGTCGTTCTAGCTGCCCCTACCGGTAGAGCTGCAAAGCGTTTAAGTGAATCTACAGAATTACCTGCTATGACTATTCATCGATTATTAGGCTTTAATGGACAAGAAGATTCGGAAGCAGAAGGGAAAGAAATCGAAGGGAAATTAATTATTATTGATGAAACTTCGATGCTTGACACTTGGCTAGGTCACCAGTTATTAAAAGCTATCCCAAAGAATGCCCAGGTTATCTTTGTAGGTGACCAAGACCAATTACCACCTGTTGGCCCAGGGCAAGTCTTAAAAGATTTGTTGGCTTCTGAACGAATTCCAACCGTGGAGTTAAAAGATATTTATCGCCAATCGGAAGGATCCTCTATTATAGAGTTGGCACATGAAATGAAAAATGGGCAAGTCCCTCAAACTTTATTGGAAAAGACGAAGGACCGCTCTTTTATTAAAGCATCTACGGAACAAATCCCAAAAGTAGTTGAACAAGTATTAAAAAGTGCACTCACAAAGGGTTTTTCTATACGTGATATTCAAGTATTGGCCCCTATGTATAGAGGCCCAGCTGGAATAGATGCCTTAAATAAAATGATTCAAGAAATGGTGAATCCTAATACGGATGGCAAGCGAAAAGAAATGGTATTTGGGGAAACGATATACCGTATAGGGGACAAGGTACTTCAACTAGTTAACCAACCGGAAAGTAATGTATTTAATGGTGATATGGGTGAGGTAGTAAGTATTTTTAAAGCTGCAGAGACGGTTGAAAAGAAAGAAATGCTTGTTATTTCATTTGATGGAAACGAAGTAACATATGAAAAAAATGATTTAAGTCAAATTACATTAGCTTACTGTTGCTCCGTTCATAAATCACAAGGTAGTGAATTCCAAACAGTTATTATGCCAATAACGAGAAGTTATATGAAAATGCTAAGAAGAAATCTATTATACACAGGTATAACAAGAGCAAAAAACTTCTTAATATTATGTGGAGACCCAGAAGTTTTTAAATTTGGTGTACAGCGAAAAGATGACCTTCAACGATTGACAACTTTAAAGAACCGTTTAACTTTAAGTGAGGAAAAAAATAATATAAGTGAAGAAAATATAGAAGAGACAATCGCGGAAATTCAAACGGACTCTACTTACTTGTCAGCGGACAATTATCACCAAATCGATCCATTAATCGGAATGAATGGTATTACTCCTTATCAATTTATGGAAGGCGATAATTGA
- a CDS encoding peptidase U32 family protein, which yields MSKAELLVTPESIEHMKHLIEAGADAFLVGEQLFGLRLAGEFNLKNLEVATKLAKAHNKKIYVAMNGLFHNDKVELLAPYMQKLQQIGVDAIVFGDPAVIIARREAGVTIPLHWNTEQTATNYFTANYWGKRGASRAVLARELSLDEVIEIKENADVQVEVQVHGMTCIFQSKRPLLGNYFLFQDKAMEIENRSKNKNMFLHDKERSNKYPIFEDQNGTHIFSPNDMCMIDELDELLDAEIDSLKIDGVLHDPSYVTLVTSFYRQAIDAYYNSKSSYKDIKKDLFNNIKEIQPALRPLDTGFFFKETVY from the coding sequence ATGAGTAAGGCAGAGCTATTAGTAACTCCAGAAAGTATCGAACATATGAAACATCTTATCGAGGCCGGGGCAGATGCATTTTTAGTAGGTGAGCAATTATTTGGTTTGCGTTTAGCAGGAGAATTTAATTTGAAGAATCTTGAAGTTGCAACTAAACTGGCAAAAGCGCATAATAAAAAAATATATGTAGCGATGAATGGACTTTTTCATAATGATAAAGTAGAACTACTTGCACCATACATGCAAAAACTCCAACAAATCGGGGTAGATGCAATTGTTTTTGGTGATCCAGCTGTTATTATTGCTAGAAGAGAAGCGGGTGTAACTATACCTCTCCATTGGAATACAGAGCAAACAGCAACTAATTATTTCACAGCAAATTACTGGGGAAAACGAGGCGCTTCAAGAGCAGTACTTGCTAGAGAACTTAGTTTGGATGAAGTCATTGAGATTAAAGAAAATGCTGACGTCCAAGTTGAAGTGCAAGTACATGGTATGACCTGCATTTTCCAATCCAAAAGGCCGCTACTTGGTAATTATTTCTTATTTCAAGACAAAGCAATGGAAATAGAAAATCGCTCTAAGAACAAAAACATGTTTTTACATGACAAGGAACGTTCGAACAAATATCCAATTTTTGAAGATCAAAATGGAACTCATATTTTCAGTCCAAACGATATGTGTATGATTGATGAATTAGACGAACTTTTGGATGCTGAAATTGATAGCTTAAAAATTGATGGGGTATTACATGATCCCTCGTATGTAACGCTTGTTACTAGTTTCTACCGTCAAGCAATTGATGCTTACTATAATTCAAAATCGAGCTATAAGGATATTAAAAAAGATCTATTTAACAATATCAAGGAAATACAACCTGCACTAAGACCATTAGATACTGGATTTTTCTTTAAGGAAACAGTTTATTAA
- a CDS encoding peptidase U32 family protein — translation MTITKIDKISERIDGKRVITKKPELLAPAGSLEKLKIAVHYGADAVFIGGQEFGLRSNAGNFSIEEMREGVEFANRYGAKIYVTTNIFAHNENMDGLVEYLQAVEAAGVTGIIVADPLIIETCRKNAPKLELHLSTQQSLSNWKAVQYWKEEGLNRVVLARETSGDEIQLMKEKVDIEIETFIHGAMCIAYSGRCTLSNHMTARDSNRGGCCQSCRWDYDLYAQENGEEQALFNDNDVPFAMSPKDLKLVESIPRMIEMGIDSLKIEGRMKSIHYIATVVSVYRKVIDAYCADPENFQMKQEWLEELDKCANRETDTAFFEGEPGFKQQMYGVHDKKLGFDFVGLVLDYNDETQMVTLQQRNYFKSGEEVEFFGPEIENVRIVIGEIKNSKGQVLDAARHPLEVVQFTCPIKLYPNNMMRKGMK, via the coding sequence ATGACTATTACGAAAATAGATAAAATTAGTGAACGAATAGATGGTAAACGGGTAATTACAAAAAAACCTGAATTATTAGCTCCTGCTGGTAGCTTAGAAAAACTGAAAATCGCTGTTCATTATGGAGCAGACGCTGTATTCATAGGTGGTCAAGAGTTTGGTCTTCGTTCCAATGCTGGGAACTTTTCCATTGAGGAAATGCGTGAAGGCGTGGAGTTTGCTAATCGATATGGGGCTAAAATCTATGTGACAACCAATATTTTTGCTCATAATGAAAACATGGATGGCTTAGTAGAATATTTACAAGCAGTGGAAGCAGCAGGTGTAACTGGTATCATTGTGGCGGATCCGCTCATAATTGAAACCTGTAGAAAGAATGCTCCCAAACTAGAACTACATTTAAGTACTCAACAATCTTTATCTAACTGGAAAGCAGTCCAATATTGGAAGGAAGAAGGATTAAATCGCGTTGTGCTTGCCCGTGAGACAAGTGGTGATGAAATTCAGTTGATGAAAGAAAAGGTGGATATTGAAATTGAAACATTTATCCACGGAGCCATGTGTATTGCCTATAGCGGAAGATGTACCCTTTCTAATCATATGACTGCTCGAGATTCTAACCGAGGGGGTTGTTGTCAATCCTGCCGTTGGGATTATGATTTATATGCACAGGAAAATGGTGAAGAACAGGCTTTGTTTAACGATAATGACGTTCCTTTTGCTATGAGTCCGAAGGATTTAAAGCTTGTTGAATCTATTCCTAGAATGATTGAGATGGGGATTGATTCATTAAAAATTGAAGGACGCATGAAATCCATACACTATATAGCAACAGTCGTTAGTGTGTATAGAAAAGTGATTGATGCTTATTGTGCTGACCCTGAAAACTTCCAAATGAAGCAAGAATGGTTAGAAGAACTAGATAAGTGTGCTAATCGAGAAACGGATACAGCATTCTTTGAAGGAGAGCCTGGTTTTAAACAACAGATGTATGGGGTACACGATAAAAAATTAGGATTTGATTTTGTAGGACTAGTTTTAGATTATAACGATGAAACGCAAATGGTAACATTACAACAGCGTAATTATTTCAAGTCTGGCGAGGAAGTAGAGTTTTTCGGACCAGAAATTGAAAATGTTCGTATTGTTATAGGTGAGATAAAAAATAGTAAAGGACAAGTATTGGATGCTGCACGACATCCTTTAGAAGTTGTTCAATTTACATGTCCTATAAAATTATATCCAAATAATATGATGAGAAAAGGGATGAAATAA
- a CDS encoding O-methyltransferase: MDVSEEFLKELIKPRAEIFLEMEKYAKENHVPIMQLAGMESLIHLLSLQKPKTLLELGTAIGYSSMRIATKLTSANIVTIERDVDKANLAKNYIERGKLQDRIEVIIGDALEISNEIFKEQKFDAIFIDAAKGQYKKFFEKYAPLLNDRGVIYCDNLLLNGLSELPMSEVPRRKRTMVRNQHHFTQWLMNHPDYDTAFLPVGDGMLVSIKR, from the coding sequence ATGGACGTAAGTGAAGAATTTTTGAAAGAGCTAATAAAACCTCGTGCAGAAATTTTTTTAGAGATGGAGAAATATGCAAAAGAAAATCACGTTCCTATTATGCAATTAGCAGGTATGGAATCATTAATTCATTTGCTTTCTTTACAAAAACCAAAAACTCTATTAGAACTCGGTACTGCTATAGGCTATTCCTCGATGCGTATTGCAACAAAATTAACTTCCGCAAATATTGTTACAATCGAAAGAGACGTTGATAAAGCAAACTTAGCTAAAAATTATATTGAACGAGGAAAGCTTCAGGATCGTATCGAAGTAATTATCGGGGATGCATTAGAGATTTCAAATGAAATTTTCAAAGAACAGAAATTTGATGCTATTTTTATTGATGCAGCTAAAGGTCAATATAAGAAATTTTTTGAAAAGTACGCTCCATTGTTAAATGATCGTGGGGTTATTTATTGTGATAATTTATTGTTAAATGGTCTGTCCGAATTACCGATGAGTGAAGTACCACGAAGAAAAAGAACGATGGTACGCAATCAACACCATTTCACACAATGGTTAATGAATCATCCAGACTATGACACGGCTTTTCTTCCAGTTGGAGATGGAATGCTAGTAAGTATTAAGAGGTGA
- a CDS encoding IreB family regulatory phosphoprotein has translation MSSFDKTMKFNFPEESMEQEVKHVMLQVHSALEEKGYNSINQIVGYLLSGDPAYIPRHQDARNMIRKLERDEILEELVKFYIKKNNEA, from the coding sequence ATGAGTTCATTTGACAAAACGATGAAATTTAACTTTCCTGAAGAATCCATGGAACAGGAAGTAAAACATGTGATGCTACAAGTACACTCAGCATTAGAAGAAAAAGGGTATAATTCAATCAATCAAATTGTAGGTTATCTTCTATCTGGTGATCCAGCTTATATTCCTCGCCATCAAGATGCGCGAAATATGATACGTAAATTGGAACGAGACGAAATTCTAGAGGAATTAGTAAAGTTCTATATTAAAAAAAATAATGAGGCTTAA
- a CDS encoding DUF1292 domain-containing protein has product MDHGQENITIVDENGNEQLCNVLFTFESEEFGKSYVLYYPIGAEEDENEEIEIHASSFTPNENGEDGDLLPIESEAEWDMIEEMLNTFLDNEEEEEEEEEE; this is encoded by the coding sequence ATGGACCACGGTCAAGAAAATATCACAATTGTAGATGAAAATGGAAATGAGCAGCTTTGTAACGTATTATTTACTTTTGAATCAGAAGAGTTTGGCAAATCTTATGTTCTATATTATCCAATAGGTGCAGAAGAAGATGAAAATGAAGAAATTGAAATACATGCATCATCTTTTACTCCAAATGAAAATGGAGAAGATGGAGATCTACTTCCAATTGAATCAGAAGCTGAATGGGATATGATTGAGGAAATGTTAAATACTTTCCTTGATAACGAAGAAGAAGAAGAAGAAGAAGAAGAGGAATAA